In the Synechococcales cyanobacterium T60_A2020_003 genome, CTGCATCGCAGTTGCGAGGACTACTTACAGAGGTTGGGCTGCTTGCTGAGGTCTGAGCCGGACGAATGTAGGATTAGGACAGTGTCCCAAGTCATTATCTTAGACACGACATTACGGGATGGAGAACTGGTACCCGGTGTACAGTTTTCCCTTGACCAAAAGCTTCAGTTTGCGGAGCATCTGGAGCAAGCGGGGGTAGGGGTGATCGAGGTTGGGTATCCAGCGATCGCCCGGAAAGACTTTGATGATGTGCATGGGCTAGCTCAATATATTAAAGGTGCGGTCATTTGTGGTTTGGCCAATACCAAGGCTCAAGAAATCGAGTGTTTAGCAGAAGCCCTCGCACCCGCACAGCAGGGGCGAATGCATGTGTATACCTCGGTGCGTTTTCCCAGGGCGTCAACCCAAGAAGAAACGGTTCTAGAGCAGATTCAAGCGGGAATACGCTTAGCACGCCAGCATTGCGCGGATGTGGAATGGTCGGCCTTTGATGCTACGCGGGCCGATCTTCGGTTTTTATGTCGCGCCATTGAAACGGCGATCGCCAGTGGGGCAACCACAATTAATCTTCCCGATAGTCTTGGAATTGCAAATCCAGAGGGGTTTGCAGAGATGATTACAACAGTTGTAGATCGGGTTGAAACGATTGATCAGGTGACGTTATCGGTTCACTGTCACGACGATCTCGGTTATGCGATCGCCAATTCCATGACGGCTCTATCATTGGGTGCGCGCCAGGTGGAGTGTTCGGTGCGCGGGTTGGGGGCACGGCGGGGTAATGCAGATTTAGGTACATTAGTGCGGGCAATCGCCCAAGCAAACAGTCCCTATCAAACCACTGTAGACTCCACAGCTTTGCTGAACATAGAGTTGTGCTTAGAACAAATGTTATCTGGCTTAGTCGATAACCCAGTTGAGCAATTACCTTTTTTCTTGGCAGGAAAGGGGAATTGACAGAATACTAACAGAGCCTAGCAACTTAATGATTTCAGGACCTTTGACTTTTAAGCGGGTGGGGGGAATCGAACCCCCATCATCAGCTTGGAAGGCTGAGGTTTTACCACTAAACTACACCCGCAATACTGCAAACGTTTCTTGCATTTCTACGAGAATAACACAATAGTTGCTGAGTATGAATGGTGTTTTCCTCAAAACTAGCCAAATAATTTGCCACACCTTTCTCCATCGAATTCCGGATCATGGATTAGATCCCAGAAGGTAGGGATATGGGGGTGCTGCCTAAGTTCGATTTGGGTTCACCTTATTTAAAACCATTGATGATGCGCGTTTTCGTACTTTATCAGCTAGCGGGTTTTCAGTGTTCTAGGCCCCATGCGATTAAAGGCATGACGCTACTAGAACTCTTAGTTGTAATCGCTGTGGTGGGTGTCTTGAGCGCGATCGCCCTGCCTTCATTTTTGAACCTGACCAATCGTGCCAAACATGCAGAAGCCCAGAACTATGTGGGGGTCATCAATCGTGCTCAGCAAACCTACTTCTTCGAGCAGGGGCAGTTTGCGACTCTAGATGCGCTTAACTTGGGCATTCCCTCGAAAACGCGATATTACAACTACATTTCTCAACCTGCGGTAGAGGGCGATCGCCCTGTTGCCCAGACCCTCGCGGAGCCAATGGATGAAATTCGGGGGTATGCGGGCAAAGTATGGATCAATGCCGAATACGACGTTGGAGCCACAACCGTTTCCGTGCTCTGCGAAGGTGAAATTAACGAAGTGCCGGATATTGTCGGGGAAGATTGCCCAGAGCAGGGTTAGTGGTTTGTCCGCTCATCGAGCCAGAGCCG is a window encoding:
- a CDS encoding 2-isopropylmalate synthase encodes the protein MSQVIILDTTLRDGELVPGVQFSLDQKLQFAEHLEQAGVGVIEVGYPAIARKDFDDVHGLAQYIKGAVICGLANTKAQEIECLAEALAPAQQGRMHVYTSVRFPRASTQEETVLEQIQAGIRLARQHCADVEWSAFDATRADLRFLCRAIETAIASGATTINLPDSLGIANPEGFAEMITTVVDRVETIDQVTLSVHCHDDLGYAIANSMTALSLGARQVECSVRGLGARRGNADLGTLVRAIAQANSPYQTTVDSTALLNIELCLEQMLSGLVDNPVEQLPFFLAGKGN
- a CDS encoding prepilin-type N-terminal cleavage/methylation domain-containing protein; protein product: MRVFVLYQLAGFQCSRPHAIKGMTLLELLVVIAVVGVLSAIALPSFLNLTNRAKHAEAQNYVGVINRAQQTYFFEQGQFATLDALNLGIPSKTRYYNYISQPAVEGDRPVAQTLAEPMDEIRGYAGKVWINAEYDVGATTVSVLCEGEINEVPDIVGEDCPEQG